GGCGGCGATCTCGGTGACGTACGCGCTGATCCTGTTCGCGCTCGCCTTCCGGGGCTTCTCCCGCAAGGACATCGTGTCCTGACGCCACGCGCTCCGGCGCCCGGGATCCCCCCGTTCACAACCACCCCCGACGAGCCGCTTCCGCACCCGCCCGGAAGCGGCTCGTCGTGCCGAGGGCGCTCATCAGCTCGCCGACCCGCCGGCTGTACGTCCGGCCCGACATCCCGAGCCGGGCGGCGGCCGCCTCGTCGGTCTGCCCCGCGAGCAGCGCCTCCAGCACCGGCCGCAGCTGCCGGGGCAGCTCGCGTGGCGGGACGACGGCTCCGGTCAGCTCCTCTCCGGCGTCCCAGCAGGCGTGGTGGGCGCGGACGAGGGCCTGGACGACGACCGGGTCGCGGATCAACAGCAGTCCGTTGTAGAGCAGTTCGAGATCGAGCGGGACCGCCGCGACCCGGCGGTCCACGACGATCATCTTGAAGGGGATCGACTGCGTGAGCCGGGCGCGGCCCGCCGCCCGGAGCGTCCCGGCGAGCTGCGGCAGGGCGTGCCGGGGCACGATCCGCCGGACCGATCCGGCCCGCTCCGCCGCGGTCCGCATGCACGCTCCTGCCAGCTCCAGGAACGGCTCGGGGATCGCACGGCCCGCGGAGGCGGCCGGATCGTCGAAGGTCAGCAACTCGTGCCGCGCGGAGGCGGCGAGACCGGCCAGCGCGGCACTGACCTGCCGCACCCCGCGCACCGGCCGCCCGGACGGCCGCGACGCCACCACGGTCCCGTCCCGCGCCGCGGTCCCATCCCGCGCCGAGGCGCCGGTCGTCCGTCGTGCGGACGTCTCTCGGCCGAGCACGGAAACCGCCATGTCCGCCACCGTGACCACCCCCCGCAGAAATCGGTGTGCGCCACTCCATGTACGCATGTGACTCCGTACGGTGACAAGACCCAGGTCGGGTGATGGCGAGTCCCTGCCACGGGAGAGGGCCGTTGCCGCATTGAGATCCATCCGCAACTCCTTCGTCTGCTCCTTCGGGCCGTCCGGGACGTCACATTCACAAGTGCCGGACCCGGAGGGGGAGATGACATGGATCGACGACAGAGGCGGGCGCGGGCGTTCGCGGGCGGGTTGCTCGCCGCAAGCATGCTGCTGACCGGCTGTGCCGGAGAGGGCCGCGGCGGCTCGGCGGCCAAGCACGCCGACCGGCCCGGGCTCAGCGGCCCGAACGGAACGGTCGGCGGCGGCGGTTCGACCGGCGGCAACGGCTCGACGGCCGGCGCTGACGCCTCCCGCGGCGTGGCGCCCGAGGGCGAGCAGCGCTCCGTCGCGCCCGCCCCCGACTACCTGTCCACCTTCGCGCTGGACGTGGACACCGCCTCGTACGGCTACGCCCGCCGCTCGCTCTCCGAGGGGCGGCTGCCCGCGCCGGAGACCGTACGGCCCGAGGAGTTCGTCAACAGCTTCCGTCCCGACTACAAGCGCCCCGAGGGCGACGGCTTCAGCGTGACCGTCGACGGCGCCCGCACCACCCAGGAGGGCTGGTCGCTGGTCCGGGTGGGGCTCGCGACCCGCGCCACCGACCGGCAGGGCCCGCGCCCGCCGGCCGCGCTGACCTTCGTCGTCGACATCTCCGGTTCGATGGCCGAGCCGGGCCGTCTCGACCTGGTCAAGGAGTCCCTCGGCGTCCTGACCGGCGAGCTCCGCGACG
This sequence is a window from Streptomyces sp. HUAS YS2. Protein-coding genes within it:
- a CDS encoding helix-turn-helix transcriptional regulator, whose protein sequence is MAVSVLGRETSARRTTGASARDGTAARDGTVVASRPSGRPVRGVRQVSAALAGLAASARHELLTFDDPAASAGRAIPEPFLELAGACMRTAAERAGSVRRIVPRHALPQLAGTLRAAGRARLTQSIPFKMIVVDRRVAAVPLDLELLYNGLLLIRDPVVVQALVRAHHACWDAGEELTGAVVPPRELPRQLRPVLEALLAGQTDEAAAARLGMSGRTYSRRVGELMSALGTTSRFRAGAEAARRGWL